One genomic region from Jilunia laotingensis encodes:
- a CDS encoding ribose-phosphate pyrophosphokinase, whose translation MSEKAPFMVFSGTNSRYLAEKICASLNCPLGNMNITHFADGEFAVSYEESIRGSHVFLVQSTFPNSDNLMELLLMIDAAKRASAKSVIAVIPYFGWARQDRKDKPRVSIGAKLVADLLSVAGIDRLITMDLHADQIQGFFNIPVDHLYASAVFLPYIQSLHLEELVIATPDVGGSKRASTFSKYLGVPLVLCNKSREKANEVASMQIIGDVKNKNVVLVDDIVDTAGTITKAANIMFEAGAASVRAIASHCVMSDPASFRVQESKLTEMVFTDSIPYSKKCAKVKQLSIADMFAETIKRVVNNESISSQYII comes from the coding sequence ATGAGCGAAAAAGCACCCTTTATGGTATTCTCGGGAACCAATTCGAGATACCTAGCAGAAAAAATCTGCGCAAGCCTCAATTGTCCTCTTGGAAACATGAATATCACACATTTTGCCGATGGTGAATTCGCAGTTTCCTACGAAGAATCAATCCGTGGTTCACATGTATTCTTGGTTCAATCCACATTCCCAAACTCAGACAATTTAATGGAACTCCTGTTGATGATTGATGCAGCAAAAAGAGCATCAGCAAAGAGTGTAATTGCCGTTATTCCATATTTTGGCTGGGCACGTCAAGACAGGAAAGACAAACCTCGTGTGTCTATCGGTGCCAAGCTGGTAGCAGACCTTCTTTCAGTAGCAGGTATCGATCGTTTAATTACTATGGATTTGCATGCTGACCAAATTCAAGGCTTCTTCAACATTCCTGTAGACCACCTGTATGCATCAGCCGTATTCCTTCCTTACATTCAGTCTTTACATTTGGAAGAACTTGTTATTGCAACTCCAGATGTGGGTGGATCAAAACGTGCTAGTACTTTCTCTAAATATTTAGGTGTACCTTTAGTCCTATGTAATAAGTCGCGCGAAAAAGCAAATGAAGTTGCTTCCATGCAAATCATAGGTGATGTTAAAAATAAGAATGTAGTGTTGGTCGATGATATAGTAGATACCGCTGGAACGATCACTAAAGCTGCTAATATCATGTTTGAAGCAGGTGCAGCTTCTGTACGTGCGATAGCCAGTCACTGTGTAATGTCAGATCCTGCTTCTTTCCGTGTACAAGAATCCAAACTCACTGAAATGGTCTTCACAGACAGTATTCCTTATTCTAAGAAATGCGCTAAGGTAAAACAATTGAGTATCGCTGATATGTTTGCCGAAACAATAAAACGTGTGGTAAACAACGAATCCATCAGTTCGCAATACATTATTTAA
- a CDS encoding transposase, which yields MAKIQNISEIHPTLGFPEFDILEKYRKSFHASELGSLHSVFPFESIAKETGLSQSRLGRRNCFSPSAKIALMVLKSYTGFSDRLLVEHLNGNIHYQLFCGIMIDPSCPITNYKIISAVRNEIASRLDIDSLQKILASHWKPYLENLHVCMTDATCYESHMRFPTDMKLLWESVEWLYRHVCIHCGQLGIRRPRNKYADVAVSYLSYCKKRKRKASRTRMLKHRMIRLLEKLIIQRDDIHREHGSSLTYTQDYQKRLSIIRKVLVQEKELFEGRKVSDRIVSIDRHYVRPIVRGKETKSVEFGAKANNIQIDGISFIEHISFKAFNEGIRLKDCIRMHQKLMNVRVRCVAADSIYANNANRKFCTKYGISTSFVRKGRAAKDEAVRKALRSELSRERATRLEGSFGTQKQHYSLSKIKARNRKTEILWIFFGIHTANAILMIDKIKNGQKKAA from the coding sequence ATGGCGAAGATACAAAATATTTCAGAAATTCACCCTACTTTAGGGTTTCCAGAATTCGATATTCTGGAAAAATATCGTAAGAGTTTTCATGCGAGTGAACTTGGCAGTCTTCATTCCGTGTTTCCATTCGAGAGTATAGCCAAAGAGACAGGCCTTTCACAATCCCGCTTGGGTCGCAGGAACTGTTTCAGTCCTTCCGCGAAGATAGCCCTTATGGTACTGAAGTCTTATACCGGATTCTCTGACAGGTTATTGGTAGAACATCTTAACGGAAACATACACTATCAGTTGTTCTGTGGTATCATGATAGACCCGTCCTGCCCTATAACGAACTACAAGATAATCAGTGCTGTCCGTAATGAGATAGCATCCCGTCTTGACATCGACTCCCTTCAGAAAATCCTTGCCTCACACTGGAAGCCTTATCTTGAGAACCTTCACGTATGTATGACCGATGCCACATGCTATGAAAGTCATATGCGTTTCCCTACGGACATGAAGCTCCTTTGGGAAAGCGTCGAATGGCTCTACCGGCATGTCTGCATACATTGTGGGCAACTCGGCATAAGGCGTCCCCGTAACAAATATGCGGATGTTGCGGTATCCTATCTATCCTATTGCAAGAAAAGAAAGAGGAAGGCTTCGAGGACAAGAATGCTGAAGCATCGCATGATCAGACTCCTGGAAAAACTCATCATACAACGGGATGACATTCACAGAGAACACGGCTCTTCACTCACATATACACAGGATTATCAGAAACGGCTTTCCATCATCAGAAAGGTCCTTGTACAGGAAAAGGAACTCTTTGAAGGCAGGAAGGTCAGTGACCGTATTGTCAGTATTGACCGTCATTACGTACGCCCTATCGTAAGGGGCAAGGAGACAAAATCTGTCGAGTTCGGTGCAAAGGCTAATAACATACAGATAGACGGAATCTCGTTCATCGAGCACATCTCTTTCAAGGCATTCAATGAGGGCATACGTCTGAAAGACTGTATCCGTATGCATCAGAAGTTGATGAATGTAAGGGTCAGATGTGTGGCCGCCGATTCCATATACGCCAATAATGCCAACAGGAAGTTCTGTACAAAATATGGGATATCAACCTCCTTTGTACGTAAGGGAAGAGCTGCAAAGGACGAGGCGGTGAGGAAGGCTCTCAGGAGTGAACTCTCGAGGGAAAGAGCCACCAGGCTTGAAGGCAGTTTCGGTACGCAAAAACAGCATTATTCGCTATCGAAAATCAAAGCACGGAACAGGAAAACAGAAATCCTGTGGATTTTCTTTGGGATACATACGGCAAACGCAATATTGATGATTGATAAAATCAAAAACGGACAGAAGAAAGCTGCATAA
- a CDS encoding M16 family metallopeptidase: protein MNRSVQPIINELKNIDIQFPVRTKFSNGIPLSIINAGEQEVIRMDILFAGGRWQQTQKLQALFTNRMLREGTQKYTAADIAEKLDYYGAWLELSSSAEYAYITLYSLNKYFAETLEIVESIIKEPIFPEKELNTVLDANIQQYLVNLSKVDFLAQRSLLASLYGGEHPCGRLVEEKDYHMITPEILRAFYEEYYHSGNSAIFLSGKVTDEIVQRVESAFGNAAFGNYQRPFPKKEFPLVAIPEKRIFNERDDAMQSAIKLGITSIERHHPDYLKLRVLMTVFGGYFGSRLMSNIREDKGYTYGISAGMMFYPGSGMILVSTETDNEYVEPLIREVYREINKLQNELVSADELAMVRNYMLGEMCRNYESPFSLSDAWSFIYTSGLDDAFFARSLQAVKEVTSEEIRDLANRYLCKETLKEVIAGKKLS from the coding sequence ATGAACAGGAGTGTACAACCAATCATAAATGAATTAAAGAATATTGATATTCAATTTCCCGTACGGACAAAATTCTCTAACGGTATTCCACTCTCTATCATCAATGCCGGTGAGCAAGAGGTGATTCGTATGGATATTCTTTTTGCAGGGGGGAGATGGCAACAGACACAGAAACTTCAGGCACTTTTCACCAATCGTATGTTGCGTGAAGGTACTCAAAAATATACTGCTGCGGATATTGCCGAAAAACTGGATTATTATGGTGCGTGGCTTGAATTGTCCAGTTCGGCTGAGTATGCATATATAACTCTTTATTCATTAAACAAATATTTTGCGGAAACGCTTGAAATAGTAGAGTCTATTATTAAAGAACCCATTTTTCCTGAAAAGGAATTAAATACCGTTTTGGATGCCAATATTCAGCAATATCTTGTAAATCTCTCGAAAGTAGATTTTTTAGCCCAAAGAAGTTTACTGGCCTCATTATATGGAGGTGAACATCCTTGCGGACGTTTGGTAGAAGAGAAAGATTATCACATGATTACTCCTGAAATTCTTCGTGCTTTTTATGAAGAATATTATCACTCTGGCAATTCTGCTATTTTTTTGTCTGGTAAAGTAACTGATGAAATTGTGCAAAGAGTGGAATCGGCATTTGGTAATGCTGCTTTTGGCAACTACCAACGGCCTTTTCCTAAAAAAGAGTTTCCATTAGTTGCAATTCCGGAAAAGCGGATTTTCAATGAACGAGATGATGCTATGCAAAGTGCTATTAAATTAGGAATTACTTCGATTGAGCGCCATCATCCCGATTATTTGAAATTACGTGTTTTGATGACAGTTTTCGGAGGTTATTTCGGCAGTAGGCTTATGTCCAATATTCGTGAAGATAAGGGTTATACTTATGGTATTTCTGCAGGAATGATGTTTTATCCTGGCAGCGGAATGATACTTGTAAGTACAGAAACTGATAATGAATACGTTGAACCGTTGATCCGTGAGGTATATCGTGAGATAAATAAACTGCAGAATGAACTTGTTTCTGCTGATGAATTAGCGATGGTACGCAATTATATGCTTGGAGAAATGTGCCGTAACTATGAATCACCTTTTTCCTTATCGGATGCATGGTCGTTTATATATACTTCAGGGCTTGACGATGCTTTTTTTGCACGCTCTTTGCAAGCAGTGAAAGAAGTAACATCGGAAGAAATCAGAGATTTAGCGAACCGTTACTTGTGCAAAGAGACATTAAAAGAGGTCATTGCAGGTAAAAAGTTATCATAA
- the kdsB gene encoding 3-deoxy-manno-octulosonate cytidylyltransferase yields MKFLGIIPARYASTRFPAKPLAILGGKTVIQRVYEQVVGVLDDAYVATDDERIEAVIKDFGGKVVMTSVNHRSGTDRCYEAATKIGGDFDVIVNIQGDEPFIQPSQLWAVKACFNDLTTQIATLVKPFKADDPFEALENVNSPKVVVDKKWNAMYFSRSIIPYQRNGIKNEWLRHHVYYKHIGLYAYRSEVLKEITSLPQSTLELAESLEQLRWLENGYTIKVGVSDVETIGIDTPEDLVRAEKLLKDGFK; encoded by the coding sequence ATGAAATTTTTAGGAATAATCCCAGCACGTTATGCTTCAACGCGTTTTCCTGCAAAACCGTTAGCGATATTGGGAGGTAAAACTGTTATTCAGCGTGTATATGAACAAGTGGTTGGTGTGCTTGATGACGCATACGTAGCAACAGATGATGAACGTATCGAAGCTGTAATAAAAGATTTTGGAGGCAAAGTGGTGATGACTTCCGTAAATCATAGAAGCGGTACAGACAGATGCTACGAAGCTGCGACAAAAATAGGAGGGGATTTTGACGTAATTGTCAACATTCAAGGAGATGAGCCTTTTATTCAACCCTCACAGTTGTGGGCTGTAAAGGCATGTTTTAATGATTTAACTACACAGATCGCTACTTTAGTTAAACCTTTCAAAGCTGATGATCCTTTCGAAGCATTAGAGAACGTTAATTCACCTAAAGTCGTTGTCGATAAAAAATGGAATGCAATGTATTTTAGCCGTTCTATAATCCCTTATCAACGGAATGGAATAAAAAACGAATGGCTTCGTCATCATGTTTATTATAAACACATTGGTCTTTATGCTTATCGTTCCGAAGTATTGAAAGAAATCACTTCATTGCCGCAGTCTACATTAGAATTGGCTGAATCCCTTGAACAATTACGCTGGTTGGAAAATGGATATACTATTAAAGTAGGTGTCAGTGATGTAGAGACGATTGGTATTGATACGCCAGAAGATTTAGTTCGGGCAGAAAAATTATTAAAAGATGGTTTCAAATGA
- a CDS encoding 2-amino-4-hydroxy-6-hydroxymethyldihydropteridine diphosphokinase, which yields MNICLICIGSNYNQKKNFLLAHQKLHALFPDIRFAKEEVTKPLWFRNQALFTDQVAVFSTIDEEWQVKAKLKDIEHEAGRHPEDKLEEKVCLDIDLLIYDGKILKPDDLKREYIQKGIEELEYYLD from the coding sequence ATCAACATTTGTCTTATATGTATCGGTAGTAATTATAATCAAAAGAAAAATTTTCTTTTGGCTCATCAAAAGTTGCATGCTTTATTCCCTGACATTCGTTTTGCTAAGGAAGAGGTGACAAAGCCTTTATGGTTCAGGAATCAGGCTTTATTCACAGACCAGGTAGCTGTTTTTAGTACTATAGATGAGGAATGGCAAGTGAAAGCAAAGCTGAAAGATATTGAACATGAGGCGGGACGGCATCCTGAAGATAAGTTAGAAGAGAAGGTCTGTTTGGATATCGACTTATTAATATATGACGGTAAGATATTAAAGCCCGATGATTTAAAACGGGAATATATCCAAAAAGGAATAGAGGAATTAGAGTATTATTTAGATTGA